TTTCACATTCCTCTATAAAGAATCCATTGTGGTCAAGTTGGTGAAAATATTTCTTGAAGAATTCACTGTAGAAATAGAGAAAgattagttctttttaaaactgtgtgCTGTATCTCTTAACTGAAGCAGTAGTCCACAGACACCGTAGCGCCTCTGATTAAATCAGTGGAGATGTAACCCCTATGGACTGTCTAGGTCAGGGTGTAGAAATCCTAGGAAGGGGCTGTGATTCTGGATTTGAGTTAGAAAAAGCTGGAGAGCTGGAGAGGCAGGAGCTGCTGTTCCCTTGGAGGAGGATAAGGCCCTTGCATGACCTTGGTTTAGAGTTTTAGAGACGCTATATTGGGAGCCTGTATCTTTTGAGGTGTCATACCTCAGCCAATACATTTATCCGGGGCTTGGTTCTCATTTGGCTTCGAAGACACATTTGAACTCTTTATTTCTTCAAGCAACTCCTGTTCTGGTGTTGATGAAAAGAACTTGGGGTGTACAAATTGTAGCATATAGTTTGATtatatcacattttttttttaaaaaaggaatatacaagtatactttttaaaagtttgtgctTGCAATACATGTGTTTGTGttcgtgtgtgtttgtgtgtgtgtgtatccactGAAGCAAAGTGTTGCAGAGATATTTGCCATGTAGCACTTTTTGTTGAGAtaagaaaaaagtaaaattaagGAGGGGCAAGTTGGAGACTGACACTTTATTTGAGACCACTTATCTCTCTGGTCCTTACGAaatcttttgaattcaaattctaATCCCTCTTTCTGATATCAGTCAGGATCCCATAGGTTTTCGCACAGTGCTATAGTGATACAGTATGTTCCAACAGATTTGAGAGTCTCTGAATGAGAACACATTATGTAGTGCCTCCAGCTAGAACTTTGTATACCTAGACTAATGGAGACTGAAATGATTAAACACCAGGTAAAATTGAGTTGTATAACTTTGTGCCTGGCATAACTCAGATTGGTGCCATtatatttaatatactgtacactaattaaaagcttcctatcccatCATTTTTTTTGTACTAAGATTCCCTTTGAGAGCCTCGGGATGGTGGTGGGCCTTTTAAAGTAAGACATCATGGCTGGATTGCCACCACCAGACTCAAGACCATCACCACCGCTAACACAGCCATGACTTTTGATATTCAAAGGCTTCCATCCATTGTCCCAAGGCTCCTGAAGGCTTCACCAAAACAGAAGGGAGCCTGAAGGAGTTTTGGAACCCAAAGCAGAGTggcaggaagctttcaattagtgcaaatgaaacatttccagCACCTGATCCAAGTTGTTCCAGGTGCAAAgttcattttcaaaatgtatgATCATACGAGCTTTCGAGAGGTAAACATTTACCAGCATTGCGTAATTTAATTTGGAATTTTGTTGTGCACCTCCCTTTTCAAAACAATCCAAAGTTTGATACCTGTTTTCCCGGCTCCTGCCATCACTATTTAAAGGTTTGCTCAGTTTCTAGTGTTCTTGTTGGCTTTTGTACATATGCTTTACCGCCAAGTGTACAACCCTAAGTACAGACCAGACTGCAGTCTTGCAAATACAACCCATGCAAGcccccaaaatattttgtttcccGGTCTGCtcattttaatcatttatttatcACTTCAGGAAACAGACGGCAGCACCATCTTTTGGGATGCGTTCCTATCTGGTGACCTGAACTGGAGTTACTATAAGAAAGTGAATGAGGACCTGTTCACAGGCCTCCTGTGCTGCTTGCTCAGAAGAGGCGAGAATGGGATTCTTGTCCTCCTTTCGTATCATATAATATGCCAACATTGTGTGCTCCCATTTTGCCATTTCTTTATCTCAGTGCACAGATactctccatttaaaaaaataaaatactctgcaatttaaaaacaaaaacaaaactccaatACTCACATGCCATGTCCTTGAATTGAGACAAAACAGGATCATAAAGGTCATAAAAGATTTGCTCAGGTTGGCTATTTTTTCGGATAAACAAGAGATCTTCTACTGTCACTGGATCAGCCTCTCCTTGCCACAAGGTCAAGCTATACCTAGGAAGAGAAGACATTTGGAGATTAGCCAGAATTCTTGCAGGCTGTTGAGACCAGCATATTTAACGAGCAAATGCATCGTGAAGGTATATACATTACGGAGAAGATCTGCAACTAATTTCTTCGTGGTTTTGTTTTCTATGGCAGACATCCTTGGATGTCTTCCAGGGCTGACTGAGAAAATGTTGGGAAACGGAAAGAGTGCCCATGTCCTCTGCCTCATCCTTTTCTGTGTGCGAGCTGGAAACTCCTTTGCTGTGGCAttgttgggttgttgttgctttaaacTGAAAACAGCTGTCTCCAaatgtttgaaatgttttttatGAGTGGAAGTCTGTAGATGCATTGTAATGTGACCAAGCTTTTTGAAAAGTCAAACATACTGCGTATGGTTTTCTAATTCTTAGTGTCTTTATGTACTCGGAATCAATAATTCTGAATTGTGCTCTCATCATTCTTCCTTCCAAACAAGCTAAAAAAGAGGGAGGTAAAGAGTATCTGCCGTTCATGTCATACCTTTTGGACCGACTCAAAAGCCAACTCAAATGAGGCCATGCTGGCCTTGCCATGACAGCTCTTACAGGGAAGGTGATTCGCTGAGGCAGATTTCCCACAAGGCCATGCATTTCCTCAACCATTGTCTGTGTGTAGGTGTTGTTGGGCAAGAAAGGCAAATACAGATTTGTCCAGCCTGAGGAGATGGTGCAATTTGGGAACTTCTCTTGGATAAGTGAGAGGAAtctaggaaacaaacaaacaaaaaagaaaaacaatgcccCCACAGCCATTTAGCTACAACTGCATAAAGATCAAGAGAGACAGACCATTCCCTTGGGTGGAATCAACAGGATTCTTTGCCTGTCTTCAGAGACAATCTGCTTTAGCATCTGATGGAGATCCACTCTGGTCCCCTATAGGCTTCCCACCTGCTCTCCAATATAGCCTGTATCtcaaaggctttttcttcttATGTCTTCTTGCGTTTTCTGTGAACTGCTGTGTTGTGCCAGTACAATGTATGAGCCTAGTAGCCTACAAATACACAGTTGGAAATTTGGGCTGTCTTTTgcaggatgaagagaaggaaaTCCTGCTTGGCTGCCCTGTGATTAATAGCAGGTCTCCAGGCACAAGCCAGCTTGGCCATCTGACACAATCAAGTAGACACTTGGCATTTATCATGGATGGTGTGTTCTCAGTCACTGCAAAACTGGCTCAGTGAAACCCTGTGCTAGCGGAAGAATAGAGAAACAAGGATGATTTGGAGCCCTGTCACACAGAAAATACTGGCCATGTTTTAGTCTAACATGGATCTGCTCCAAGGAGAATTTATACTACATACACAGAAAATATACAGAAAGGTGGCAGCCTCTATGGCTGATGGGTGGAAAGTTATCAGCTTTCCAAACTATATTGAGCAATTTCTCCATGTCTGGGTGATGTGTTTTGCTATGTATTTTAGTGCAATGATGCCAGTGAATGCACATTGCAATATATGTTACCCCTGGTACCACCTCCTGAGCCCATGCAGGGCTTATTTTGTATGCGGGAAATCTCTAAAGTTCATTAATAAAGGCTCTTCCAAATAAAGCTTTTGTTCTCCTTAAAGCACTGCATTTTGAACTGATTTTATCAGTATTTCCCCCATCATCCATATGATGTTCCCCTTATTGCGCTTCATAGAATTACTTTCCAGCCCTTTTTTGTTATTTCTGAAAGCCTGGTTTCTtttaaccacattttaaaaaacctgggaCAGATTTTAATACTTCCCATTAGCCCTTGGGTCCACAGCATGATGGAAACTTTCAATCAGCACCCAAAAAGTACCATCAGAGATGTTTCAAGAAGGAAATAGATATCTTAATTATTTCTTCTGAGACATCTTTAAGAGAAGAGGATTGGAtttttaaacagatgtttggACACAAATCTCAGTAACCTTTGTGCTCTTTTAGCATCAACAGGCGGAAAAGGGCATGGGTGGAATAAATGTTCCATCTGGAAGAATCCTAATGTAGATTTCACACTAGGTTAAGCACTGTTTCAGGTATGTAGTGCATGACAGGACCTGTTAATGGTTTGTCTGTAGATACACAGCATCTTTTGACAAACCCTTTACTTCATTTGTGGCAGACAGATTGCTCATATTTCCTGCTCCTGTGCCTGGCCACAGCCGACTCTGTTCATCAGCCTTCAACAGCATGATGACTGCTCGGTATGGCCGATCTACCTGTCGGCCAGAGGAACTGCCCTTTGGCATTAACCTCATTGATCTATTGAAAATCTTTTTTGATCATTCATTCTAGTAACTGGTCAAAATCCGTTCTTCCATATAATTTTATTATAGAGAAGGACTCAGAGACACCTCCTTATTTGATTACTAAACAAAACAATTAGTTCATTGACTTGGTCAAAGGCCACAATGATCATGTAAATCATTTTTCTAATATTTGTCATAATGTGTAGGGACAGAGGGTAGGGATCAAAACTCAGTGGCAGATTCAAAACTCAGTGGCAGACGTCCCAGGCTCAAGTCGTGGTGTACCTACCAAAAGATGAGGAAAGGATCCTGTCTGAAACCCTGGATACCAAGGCCTAAATCCTAGTGTGAGTCTCAAATAGAAGAGAGCCAGTGAATCATCGGGACTTACATGCACATTGTAAGGGTATTCAACACCTTGATTAAATGTTTCCAACCTCTTTGAGACTTTCGGATGGTTTTGGGTCCAATGGTTTGTGCCCATGTTAAGTCAGCTTCTTATGTTTCATCTTcttaagaaataagaaatacaaaGTGCAACTTGACATAAATATTTACTAAGTTGATTTTACTCACAGGCTTGCATTGACTGCGATGTTAAAAGGTATATTTGGACCATTCAGAATGTCTGCATTTAACCACACAGGCCTATCAATATTCAGCCGGGAGGAGATTTTTATTAAGATGTCTAGGGAGGGACCCACTGTCTTGatgtttttgaaatccagcttgatagctgtttggagaaaaaaaaattaacatatgaattctgcaattttttaataaaaacaatacaaaacccAAAGTGGTGGTAGCACCTATAAGATGAAAGGTTCATTTCATTTTCAGCTTccatggattataatccactaCCTCAAATACAAGGAATACAATATCTAGGCTGCAGATATATATGCACAAAGTGTACATGTTTTAAGGGTGGCAACCAAGTAAAATGGGATAGTCAGTGGGAATGGTCCACTGATTTGTTTATCcataatttgaaaatattaaaaatattaaaagaaaaattctagaaacatgtactgtatttctaaaaatgaaagtaccagaactggtcactagagggagccagagaccatgctatatatggTATTCTCTATTAAAAGTGCTCACTATAATCTGTATTTCCCAGCATCTGTGAGGTGGGCTTGGAACATGTATCCCATGGATATCTTTTTCCCACTGTAAAAGATTGCAGTGAATTCTGGATATGCAAAGACGACCCAATAGTTAAACCAAACACCAGCTTGGCTGACTATGTGCATACAGCAAATGATAAAAACCTGAGGTTCTTCTGCACAGGACGGGTACTGCTGGCACCCCAGATTAAGTCCCAAAAGTGTAGACAATGAATATCCAAGAAATGGTGTAAAACAGAGGGAAGCTCTCAATTTCCCAGCTCCTGCTGTCAATAATGCATCTTTTGGATAaagtcaatgggggggggggtaggctcAGAAGCTTATAATTCCCTACTCCATTCACTTCCATGGGACTCTGTTCTTCCAGGCAACATACCTTTGTTGGAGGATCTAAGCACTGCCTCCAACCATTCCTGAAGAGTGTTGTCGCTGTAGATGTCAGGGGGGTGGGCCATGATGGGCTTGTCAGTTTCATTGGGTGTGTTATATCCTTCAATTGTGACATCAGATTCCAGGGCCATGACATCACCTGTTTTCACACAGAACGTTCATTCAGAATTCGGAACCCCACATGGAGTTGGAATGATAACCTTCTCCAATCTGGCATTACCCTCCACATGCGCCAGACTGCAAGTCTCACTATTCCCAGCCATgctggatgatgggaattgttgtctGGCACAGCTCAGTTATAACAGATTGAGGGAAGCTGGTGTAGATCACAGCATGATACTGGCAGACTTTGCCCAGAATTATATTTCAGGGTTCAGACTGGAACACACTTTAAAGGGCCATTTCTAGATGCATTCAACTTTCAAAATGCTATATATTTTAAGGgtgtttgttgcttttaaatctcttttttaaaaattagaacaaTCATGAATTATAcagaagaagcaggcatttttggGGAGGCAAAGGGAATATCTAATGGCACGTTCCCACTCAATGATTTACAAAAATAGTTAAGAGTCTAGAACTAGTAATGCAAGCCACAAGTATTGGTGTTTCTTAGGAATTCTCTGACAAGCATTTGAAACAGGGAAGGGCAGAGGCGTAGTGCAAGGTCATCTCTCTCCCATAACAGTACCACAGTTGGCCTATTTCTGTTAGAAAGGGGTCTTAAACTGAACCCAGACTTAATAAACTGAACAGCAGAACTTGATAACAAACGTCAGGGCCCAACCCATGTTCATGTTTGATActaataaatggaataaaatgtTTGGGAAGAATAAAATGTTGCATTGGGTGTCTTCAGGAGTCTATTCATCATTAGTTGCACAGTCACTAAACTACTCCACTGCATGTAAGGTCACTACTGAGATGTTTCAGACAAAAATTATGACTTCTAGGGAAACTGGACTTGGGTATCTCCTTATTCTAGAAACAATTAACTGAAACAAAATGTCTCATTCCCCATGGCTTTTTAATGCTGTATTCTGTGCATTCACTCTTCCACTCTAGTTTGGGATAATAGAATTGGAGAGGTATACATCACCCAATCCAGACTCTCACCAGCTCAATCTTCCATGTAAAGGAAGTATAAATTCTAAATTCTCTGCACTATTCAGCTAGTTACAGtgtgaaataaatcattttataGCGGATGGATTGTAATAGTAAGTCAGGACTAATTTAGTAGAAAAATTACTATTTggccaagaggaaaaaaatctgatgaAGCTCTTTAACAACGAATGCATTTAAATTGGTATAAGTCTTTGTGGACCAAAATTCATCAGCAGATAAGCCATGAGAACCTCAACATATGCCATAAGAGATACGTTAACATAAATTCCTCTTTATAAGTGCAGACCCTAGTGGTTCTGTAGAATGTTCAGCTCTTACTTGGGTGATCACTAGCTTGCAGTTGCACAAGCCCGAGATCATCCCATTGAAAGAACAGGGCCTCCCACTTGCACAAGGGGATGGGTGTCTGTGTTCCCCTTTGTGTATGCAACAGGAAACGAGGAACTGCATGTGTAGGATACAGACGATTTTCGGGATACTGTTTTAAATTACCAAATGCCCTGTTGCTTCTGCTGTAACACACAGTCCAGCTAATCTCTCTGGTGTGTCTAGGTCACGTCTTCAACTGTACCATTTCTACTTTGATCCAGTGATGTCAGCTTTTTGAAGGCCTTATTATTCATGGCGATTTCTCCTTTGTTTGTCCAGCGGTTTATTTTTCAACAGTTCCCAACTTGGGATTCTCAGATGTGgctggactttaactcccattgTCCAGCTAGCTGGCTTATGGTCAGGGATCATGAAAAGTTAACTCTAATAACATGTGAGAGCCCAAGGCTTGGCAACACTTTATATGAATTgttgtcagaaagaaagaaagaaagaaagaaagaaagaaagaaagaaagaaagaaagaaagaaagaaagaaagaaagaaagaaagaaagaaagaaagaaagaaagaaagaaagaaagaaagatcttgtTTGCAGAACAAAAGATGGCTCTGCTAGAAAAATAACCCAAATATTCACATTTTACTAAAACCAGTACAATTTGATTTTCAGTTCCCTGGACTATAGTTTTCCTACATCTGCAATTTCCTGCTTGCAGCAGGACGCAAGACAGTAACCCTCCTGGTTAGTAATGTCTCAGTGGAAATCTCCCTGTTCTTCTTCAGCCGGAGGGGTTCCAAGTGCCCTCCAGTGAAAGGTCTGATTTCTCTGATAAAGTGCCTGATGTAAGATGTGCCCAGGAAGGCCGCCTGAAGCTGATATGTAAGTGGAAGAGTTCTACATCAGCCTTGAGCTTTCTGTCCATTCCTCTCGTTTCATTATCAGAAGGCGATAAGCCCCTTCAGACAGAATACTGTATGAAATGTGGTGCTCCATGTTGACAGAGCTAACTTATCTCGAGCAACAAGAATCAATCACTCATTTCTTATCACTGCAGTGTGAGCCATCCTTTTTCCTTATCGTTACAGATTTCGGTGCCTTGATTAACTGTAGGGAATGATGTAGTTAATATGTTAAAGTTTAGCAGAACTTCACAATCATGGTAGCTCATCCACTTTTTGATTTATGAGAGGAAACATGTATTTAACATCTTTATTTGAAATCTGGAATTAGCTTTTTATAGTTGTTTCTGTGTATTAAGTGACTTGCTCCTCAAATGGAAAAACTGTTAAATAAACTGCAGATGTTTTCCTGTCAATTAAGACTTATTAATGAGTTCTTATCCCCCTCAGTAGGTCTACAGGTGCTTCCAGATAAGGCTTTGataattaaattattttgtttcattcacATTATTTTacaggggggaggggaatcagaCATCATATTTCAATTGTCATCCTCACATTCCCCCTAGCaatttttccatctctctctctctctctctctctcaaatgatTAAGGATAGTATTAGCAGGTTAGTCGTACCTTATTGCTTGTGATTTCTAAACTAGGGACCAAGGGACAGGCCCTGTGAAATTACAGGAGGCAACTCTTTGAGTAAGCATTGCAAGATGATGTGTGCACACACGTGGCAGTCGATTTCCTCCTCTAGCTCATGAGCAAAACACATTAGAAACCTATTTGGGATGAGCCTAGTGCTCGTTGACTACGAGGAGATGATTGTTCAGTCTGAAAAGCCACCACAGCCAgactgagagagacagagaagcagACACAGAGAGATTCTTCTCTCCCAGTATTGCTCACTCTGAAATTTGTCTCTCTCTGCCTGGAGACCTGGGTGAGCACAATTCCCCAAGATTTCAGCTGGTGGCCCCAAGACTGGGCAACTCAATGAActtctgtcatctttcatttaATTTGCTTTGTGTGAACAGTAAACTTTAAAGTCTAATTACTTAGGCACCTGTTTGTCAGGGGATTCAATGTCTTGGAATGGAAATCAGTCAGTTGGGTGAAACATGCATCGTGACCCCAGAACTACAGCAGGGAAgtaacttgcttttaaaatgagTTCCACTCTCCAGCAACAAGCTGGAATGAAGCTACTCTTCTGTGAGTAATAGCCATGGCTGTAATTTATGACTTTTCAGTGGAACAAGAACCTAGACTGCTTGCTAACAGGTAGTGAGAGAGTAGCCTGAGCATTGTCCGAAGAGGAATGAGGGTCATATTTTGCACTGCTACATCCCTCTACCTTTCTTATGGAGGAAGCATTGTATGGCAATGGGagttaagaaggaaaagaagTCATGATGTGGAAGAGGTGGGAAAGAAATGTCAATGCACATACTGGACTATGTGTTCCTTCCACCCCACATGTGCAACAGAAACGCCTATTTCGTCCTCCTGCTCTGCCAGCAACATGTCCTAAGACCCTCTTGGGCAAGTGCCATAGGGCTGGATAGAATGGGATGGacagagtgtgtgagagagaatgtttgtgtgtgtgagaaaaagaaTGCATGAGAGAGGAAGACGAAGACAGAGAGCACACGAGAAAGTGAGAGCACGTGTATGAGGGAGCACAGGAGAGAACAAGAAGGAACACAAGAGACACCgggtgtgtaagagagagagagagaggttaagaTCTTTGGCTAATGCATACTGCATTATCAGTCTCTATGACTGGCAAACATTAGCTTAGCAGAACATTAGGAAGATCAGTAACCTTGGTTGTTCGAAGTATCTGGTGTTCAGAGATATAATGCCTTTAATTTTGAAGGCTTCATCTAGCAACCCCTCTTGTATTTCTTCTAGCTAACATGACCCCCCCTCCTGACATGGTTGTAATTTTTAATTCCAGATGCTTGTTCTGTTGGAGCAGGAATATGCTGGGTGGGTTGTGTTCTGTGGCAGACATTGTGTTGTGATACTTCAGTTTGTTCTCTAAATTAATCCTCACAAGAAATGGCTGTCTACCGAATTCCAGCCAATCTGGCACTTTCTTGACATGCTGGACTGCGAATGCCATGACATCTCCAAATGTGTGTGGGACTGCATTTCAAGGCCTCTGGGAAGAAAATGCCAAGGGAAACTTTTCTTTGTAATATGTATGCCATCATATTTTCAATGTACAGTAAACAGAAATCAGACACTTGAGAGAACTGTCAGGCATTTTCATATAGTTTCCGATTAATGGCTGCAACAAGCAACATGTTAGCAACGGTTGCAAAAAAGGAGTAACAGTAACAGTATCAATCTGCTATGTATTCAGAGTAGTGAGTAGCAGAAATCAATcctctttaaaaagtaacatcctGCGATTTACTGTTGGACTTCAGCCAGCAAGGGCAAAGCTCCACGACGTTTGCCCCAGCACTGAAGATGGGTGTTGGGGCTTCCAGAGCGACATGAAAACAATACAGTTGTAACTAAAAATGTCTAGGCATGGAGTTTCGTTGTTCTATTGGTCAAGCCTGGGTCATGTGAGAGAAAGGACAAATGGGGAGGAACATCTTGGGCGAAGCATATGACAGCTGTGTTTGTTTGGCTTTGAGCTGACTTGTTTCATGTTCCCAGGAGCAGCTGGAGATCCTATGTGTCTGAGGCAGGCAGGTTCGTGCTCTTCTGGCAAGACATTTTTGTTCCTTCTCAATTCTGGCACCCTGGTTCAAAGTTTCAGTTGTCCTGTCCTAACTATGGCTGGGAAAATGAGGCAGTCTGACAAGGAAAATGTCGTCCAAAGAATCTTCCACCAGCATAGCCAGCCAGCGTTGCTTGATTGGCTTGCATGGCTGTACTattcccagcagccattttggttgCATCATCAGCTGTAGATACCCAAGGTGGCTGAAGAAAGCACctatcaccttctcctcttgtgttCCACAGAGACACAAAGAGGCCCTTCCAGTAAATCAGAGGATCTGGGCTAGTACAAtaataaattatgcaaaagaaAATGTAGTTGTTCAGAAGTctagcttttttggggggggggggtcgcaataggcatgtgtatgtgtgtttatagtattgatttttttccccaaaattagCATTGATGCTTTGAAAGTTACATGCATcctgaagtctctctctctctatatatatatatatatagagagagagctcACGACGCATGTAACTTTCAAAGCATCAACACcaattttctttcttattctgaTATTTTTAGCCACATATGACACaagtgaaaagaaacagaacacaaCTTACTTTTCAAAGCTGCTTCCATTTCACTCTTCTTATTTGCAGCATGGTGCCAGGTGACCAATAAGCCATCTTTTCTGTCTATTCTTCTCAGATTCATCAGATAATCCAGCATATCTCCACCTGTATAAAAGGCTGGCCGGGGTGCTGCTTCTAATAGATCAAGATGCAAAGACGAAATTGTGCAGAAATAAATATAGACTATTCATGGTAAAAGTTAAATGAAAACagtaattaaacaaaattaaaagaagaaaaatattacaaTTTCCTGTGGCATCTATAGTATTTGGGTCATGTTCCTGCATATATTCCAACAGTGTTGCAGGAGCTTAATATATTCCACTCATTTCAATACGGAGAGTATCCACATTTCCTCTTAAAATAAGACATTTTGTGTTGGAAATAAAGATACCTTTATCAATAGGTATTCCCaacctgcactgagcaagggtcACAGAAAAATATGCTGGGGTCTTTAGGTTATTCAAATGCAAGAGATCCAATAACATGACCCAGACTGTGACTCATCTGAGGTCCTGAACCAGGTGAGGGCAGTTTTCATAGGAATGCCCTCTCACCCCCACAAATCTTATGGGAGCTGCCCATGCC
This sequence is a window from Pogona vitticeps strain Pit_001003342236 chromosome 4, PviZW2.1, whole genome shotgun sequence. Protein-coding genes within it:
- the FAM151A gene encoding protein FAM151A, with protein sequence MLDYLMNLRRIDRKDGLLVTWHHAANKKSEMEAALKSDVMALESDVTIEGYNTPNETDKPIMAHPPDIYSDNTLQEWLEAVLRSSNKAIKLDFKNIKTVGPSLDILIKISSRLNIDRPVWLNADILNGPNIPFNIAVNASLFLSLIQEKFPNCTISSGWTNLYLPFLPNNTYTQTMVEEMHGLVGNLPQRITFPVRAVMARPAWPHLSWLLSRSKRYSLTLWQGEADPVTVEDLLFIRKNSQPEQIFYDLYDPVLSQFKDMACEYWSFVFVFKLQSILFF